The following proteins are encoded in a genomic region of Alnus glutinosa chromosome 8, dhAlnGlut1.1, whole genome shotgun sequence:
- the LOC133874705 gene encoding squamosa promoter-binding-like protein 3: MNLGKVDGNYQKMEKAQQQQKVVKKEAEEEPDEELKEESTVEEEKKKKGVVGSGKRCCQAEKCTADLSDARQYHRRHKVCEYHAKAQAVLVGGMRQRFCQQCSRFHELSEFDEAKRSCRKHLAGHNERRRKNSAESHAEGSSRKGTCTHQLKDIVCGQVDDRGRIQITIHENSTYKHFQIR; this comes from the exons ATGAATCTGGGTAAGGTTGATGGGAATTACCAGAAGATGGAAAAGGCTCAGCAGCAGCAGAAGGTTGTGAAGAAGGAGGCGGAGGAGGAGCCCGATGAGGAATTGAAGGAGGAGAGCACTGtggaggaagagaagaagaagaaaggggtGGTGGGTAGTGGAAAGAGGTGTTGTCAGGCTGAGAAGTGTACGGCGGATCTGAGTGACGCTAGGCAGTACCACAGGAGGCATAAGGTGTGTGAGTATCATGCCAAGGCTCAGGCCGTGCTTGTGGGTGGGATGAGGCAGCGGTTTTGTCAGCAATGCAGCAG ATTTCATGAGCTATCAGAATTTGATGAAGCCAAGAGGAGTTGCCGGAAGCATTTGGCCGGCCATAATGAACGGCGAAGGAAGAATTCTGCTGAGTCTCATGCAGAAGGCTCAAGCCGCAAGGGAACATGCACTCATCAGTTGAAGGATATTGTTTGTGGGCAGGTTGATGATAGGGGAAGAATTCAGATAACCATCCATGAGAACTCCACTTACAAGCATTTCCAGATCAGATAA